One genomic segment of Nilaparvata lugens isolate BPH chromosome Y, ASM1435652v1, whole genome shotgun sequence includes these proteins:
- the LOC111048528 gene encoding N-alpha-acetyltransferase 30 produces the protein MHRELLDVLRRRLHRSQARYRISVMEFFNKLPPVAMDGNTCVSAGAIVCKLDIHRKVVKRGYIAMLAVDENYRKWKIGSNLVLKAIRAMVADYADEITNQPALRLYENLGFVRDKRLFRYYLNGVDALRLKLWLR, from the exons ATGCACCGTGAGCTGTTGGATGTCCTCAGGAGACGCCTTCATCGATCACAGGCCAGGTACAGGATTTCTGTCATGGAATTCTTCAACAAGCTGCCTCCTGTT GCCATGGATGGCAATACGTGCGTTAGTGCCGGTGCCATTGTATGCAAACTTGATATACACAGAAAAGTCGTTAAAAGAGGATACATCGCTATGCTCGCTGTCGACGAGAACTACAGAAAATGGAAAATAG gGTCAAATTTGGTGCTCAAAGCGATTCGTGCAATGGTAGCAGATTATGCTGACGAG ATAACAAATCAACCAGCACTTCGTCTGTACGAGAATTTAGGCTTTGTAAGAGATAAACGATTGTTCAGGTATTACCTGAATGGGGTTGATGCACTACGACTGAAACTGTGGTTGAGGTGA